The Streptomyces achromogenes DNA segment CCGGCCCCTACACGGGGCTGAGAGTCGGTCTGATGACCGCCGAGACCTTCGGGCTCGCGCTCGGCGTCCCCGTGCACGGCCTGTGCACCCTCGACGGCCTCGCCTACGCCTCCGACCTCGAAGGCCCCTTCGTGGTGGCGACCGACGCCCGCCGCAAGGAGGTCTACTGGGCGCGCTACGCCGACTCCCGCACCCGGGTGTCCGGCCCCGCCGTGGACCGACCCGCCGACATCGCCGACGAGGTGGCCGGGCTGCCCGCCGTCGGCGCGGGCGCGCTGCTCTACCCGGACGCCTTCCCCCGCGCGCACGAACCCGAGCACGTCTCCGCGGCGGCGCTCGCGAGTCTCGCGGCGGAGCGGCTGGCGGCGGGCGGGGAACTGCCCGCGCCACGGCCCCTGTACCTGCGCCGGCCGGACGCCCAGGTCCCCAAGAACTACAAGGTGGTCACCCCCAAGTGACCGAATCCGTCGACCTCGTGCTGCGCGAGATGCGCTGGTGGGACATCGAGCGCGTGCTCGAACTCGAGAAGGACCTCTTCCCCGAGGACGCCTGGTCCCGGGGCATGTTCTGGTCCGACCTGGCCCACGCCCGCGGCCCGGAGGCGACCCGGCGCTACCTCGTCGCCGTCGACCCGGCCGCGGACGACCGGATCGTCGGGTACGCGGGTCTGGCCGCCGCCGGGGACGTCGCCGACGTCCAGACCATCGCCGTCGCCCGCGACCACTGGGGCACCGGCCTCGGCGGCCGGCTGCTGACGGAGCTGCTGAGCGCGGCGACCGCCTTCGAGTGCGCCGAGGTCCTGCTCGAGTGCCGCATCGACAACGTCCGCGCCCAGAAGCTCTACGAGCGCTTCGGGTTCGAGGCCATCGGGTTCCGGCGCGGCTACTACCAGCCGGGCAACGTGGACGCCCTGGTGATGCGCCTCACCGACCCATCGACATCCGTAGCGGGAACACAGGGAAACGAGACCAATGGCTGACGAACCCCTCGTTCTGGGGATCGAGACCTCCTGCGACGAGACCGGCGTCGGCGTCGTGCGCGGCACGACCCTGCTGGCGGACGCGATCGCCTCCAGCGTCGACGAGCACGCCCGCTTCGGCGGGGTGGTGCCCGAGGTGGCGTCCCGCGCCCACCTGGAGGCGATGGTCCCGACCATCGAGCGGGCGCTGAAGGACGCGGGGGTGAGCGCGAA contains these protein-coding regions:
- the tsaB gene encoding tRNA (adenosine(37)-N6)-threonylcarbamoyltransferase complex dimerization subunit type 1 TsaB, giving the protein MLLLALDTATPAVTVALHDGTDVVASSSQVDARRHGELLLPAVDRLLADAGLGLDAVTGIVVGVGPGPYTGLRVGLMTAETFGLALGVPVHGLCTLDGLAYASDLEGPFVVATDARRKEVYWARYADSRTRVSGPAVDRPADIADEVAGLPAVGAGALLYPDAFPRAHEPEHVSAAALASLAAERLAAGGELPAPRPLYLRRPDAQVPKNYKVVTPK
- the rimI gene encoding ribosomal protein S18-alanine N-acetyltransferase codes for the protein MTESVDLVLREMRWWDIERVLELEKDLFPEDAWSRGMFWSDLAHARGPEATRRYLVAVDPAADDRIVGYAGLAAAGDVADVQTIAVARDHWGTGLGGRLLTELLSAATAFECAEVLLECRIDNVRAQKLYERFGFEAIGFRRGYYQPGNVDALVMRLTDPSTSVAGTQGNETNG